One genomic segment of Ctenopharyngodon idella isolate HZGC_01 chromosome 7, HZGC01, whole genome shotgun sequence includes these proteins:
- the fbxo22 gene encoding F-box only protein 22, whose translation MEGDTASLNIFGESKAGYVLSNVAEVVERILTFVPTKNLFRIASVCRLWRNCARRVLRMRQRFTWLSASGSSIYEEHVLLRSMAQDLEKICLLPQTALVMVNHENFRGSVSNRHRKARRCEDEVEPDPLKKLKRLLPSSCDILGIVAPGTVVTPSGSPSSPPQEHEEGEAGFSLLFSAMDGITIRPFHFCKKTLSETAMQEAGLINNPDLKVVLLFDYDTYKSGGGRFLNKLLEPLSQSNVLIVGGQVEDVFSININCCPPGSFGAVGLTFSGSKIQGASVLIEQDVNSPKAAEATIQRLKAANIPEKNTVGFMFACVGRGHNMYNDQRNVEADAFRKIFSNIPLLGFFGNGEIGCDRIVKENYTLSETDADGLQHSFTTVMSLVHFG comes from the exons ATGGAAGGGGATACAGCTTCTCTAAACATCTTTGGGGAAAGTAAAGCAGGATATGTCCTGAGTAATGTTGCCGAGGTCGTGGAGCGGATTTTGACATTTGTGCCGACTAAAAATCTCTTCCGGATAGCAAG TGTGTGCAGGCTATGGAGGAATTGTGCACGCAGAGTCCTGAGGATGAGGCAGAGATTTACCTGGCTCTCCGCCTCTGGCTCATCCATATACGAGGAGCATGTTTTGCTTAGATCTATGGCACAAGACTTGGAG AAAATCTGTCTGCTGCCCCAGACAGCTCTCGTAATGGTAAATCATGAGAACTTCAGAGGGTCTGTTAGTAACAGACACAGGAAGG CCAGGAGGTGTGAGGATGAAGTGGAGCCAGATCCTCTTAAGAAGCTGAAACGCTTACTACCTAGCAGTTGTGACATACTAGGCATAGTCGCACCAGGAACTGTGG TGACCCCCAGTGGTTCACCCAGCAGCCCCCCACAGGAGCATGAGGAGGGTGAAGCTGGCTTCAGTCTGCTTTTCTCTGCCATGGATGGGATCACCATCCGGCCATTCCACTTCTGCAAAAAGACCCTCAGTGAAACGGCAATGCAGGAAGCAG GGTTGATTAATAACCCTGATCTAAAGGTGGTGCTGTTGTTCGACTACGACACCTATAAATCTGGAGGTGGACGTTTTCTTAACAAGCTTCTGGAACCGCTTTCCCAAAGTAATGTACTTATTGTTGGAGGACAAGTTGAGGATGTCTTTTCCATTAACATAAACTG CTGTCCTCCGGGCTCTTTTGGGGCAGTAGGGCTGACTTTCAGCGGCTCCAAGATCCAGGGTGCCTCGGTTCTAATAGAACAGGACGTAAACAGCCCGAAAGCAGCAGAAGCCACTATCCAGCGACTGAAGGCTGCTAATATCCCAGAGAAAAACACCGTGGGCTTCATGTTTGCTTGTGTGGGCCGCGGCCACAACATGTACAATGACCAGCGTAACGTGGAGGCTGACGCCTTTCGGAAGATCTTCTCCAACATTCCGCTCTTAGGATTCTTTGGAAACGGGGAGATCGGCTGCGACCGTATTGTCAAAGAGAACTACACATTGAGCGAGACAGATGCTGATGGACTACAGCACTCTTTTACTACAGTCATGAGTCTGGTGCATTTTGGCTAA
- the tpma gene encoding tropomyosin alpha-1 chain isoform X3 — MPGTAYLEAVKKKIRSLQEQADDAESRILRLQEELESERAARQSAEGDVASLNRRIQLVEEELDRAQERLATALQKLEEAEKAADESERGMKVIENRALKDEEKMELQEIQLKEAKHIAEEADRKYEEVARKLVIVEGELERTEERAELNEGKCSELEEELKTVTNNMKSLEAQAEKYSAKEDKYEEEIKVLTDKLKEAETRAEFAERSVAKLEKTIDDLEDELYAQKLKYKAISEELDHALNDMTSM; from the exons ATGCCTGGTACGGCGTATCTCGAGGctgtgaaaaagaaaatcagATCACTGCAAGAACAAGCAGACGATGCTGAAAGCAGAATACTGAGACTACAGGAGGAACTCGAGTCCGAGCGCGCAGCCAGGCAATCT GCTGAGGGCGACGTCGCTTCCCTGAACAGACGTATCCAGCTGGTTGAGGAGGAGTTGGATCGCGCTCAGGAGCGTCTGGCCACTGCTCTGCAGAAGCTGGAGGAGGCTGAGAAGGCTGCTGATGAGAGTGAGAG AGGCATGAAGGTCATTGAGAACAGGGCCCTGAAGGATGAGGAGAAGATGGAGCTGCAGGAGATCCAGTTGAAGGAGGCCAAGCACATTGCTGAGGAGGCTGATCGCAAGTACGAGGAG GTGGCCCGTAAGCTGGTGATTGTTGAGGGTGAGCTGGAGCGTACTGAGGAGCGTGCTGAGCTCAATGAggg TAAGTGCTCTGAGCTGGAGGAGGAGTTGAAAACTGTGACCAACAACATGAAGTCTCTGGAGGCTCAGGCTGAGAAG TACTCCGCTAAGGAGGACAAATATGAGGAGGAGATCAAGGTCTTGACTGACAAGCTGAAGGAG GCTGAGACTCGTGCTGAGTTTGCTGAGAGATCAGTCGCCAAGCTTGAGAAGACCATTGATGATCTGGAGG ATGAATTGTATGCTCAGAAACTCAAGTACAAAGCCATCAGCGAGGAGCTGGACCACGCTCTCAACGACATGACCTCCATGTAA
- the tpma gene encoding tropomyosin alpha-1 chain isoform X4, translating to MPGTAYLEAVKKKIRSLQEQADDAESRILRLQEELESERAARQSAEGDVASLNRRIQLVEEELDRAQERLATALQKLEEAEKAADESERGMKVIENRALKDEEKMELQEIQLKEAKHIAEEADRKYEEVARKLVIVEGELERTEERAELNEGKCSELEEELKTVTNNMKSLEAQAEKYSAKEDKYEEEIKVLTDKLKEAETRAEFAERSVAKLEKTIDDLEDPLYQQLQKNRVLSHELSLALNEF from the exons ATGCCTGGTACGGCGTATCTCGAGGctgtgaaaaagaaaatcagATCACTGCAAGAACAAGCAGACGATGCTGAAAGCAGAATACTGAGACTACAGGAGGAACTCGAGTCCGAGCGCGCAGCCAGGCAATCT GCTGAGGGCGACGTCGCTTCCCTGAACAGACGTATCCAGCTGGTTGAGGAGGAGTTGGATCGCGCTCAGGAGCGTCTGGCCACTGCTCTGCAGAAGCTGGAGGAGGCTGAGAAGGCTGCTGATGAGAGTGAGAG AGGCATGAAGGTCATTGAGAACAGGGCCCTGAAGGATGAGGAGAAGATGGAGCTGCAGGAGATCCAGTTGAAGGAGGCCAAGCACATTGCTGAGGAGGCTGATCGCAAGTACGAGGAG GTGGCCCGTAAGCTGGTGATTGTTGAGGGTGAGCTGGAGCGTACTGAGGAGCGTGCTGAGCTCAATGAggg TAAGTGCTCTGAGCTGGAGGAGGAGTTGAAAACTGTGACCAACAACATGAAGTCTCTGGAGGCTCAGGCTGAGAAG TACTCCGCTAAGGAGGACAAATATGAGGAGGAGATCAAGGTCTTGACTGACAAGCTGAAGGAG GCTGAGACTCGTGCTGAGTTTGCTGAGAGATCAGTCGCCAAGCTTGAGAAGACCATTGATGATCTGGAGG ACCCCCTATATCAACAGCTCCAGAAAAACCGGGTCCTTTCACATGAGCTCAGTTTAGCACTTAATGAATTCTAA